Genomic segment of Drosophila ananassae strain 14024-0371.13 chromosome 2L, ASM1763931v2, whole genome shotgun sequence:
atttttcaagctaaataaaatataataattataaccTCAATAGTATTAACCCAGAGTAATTCATCAATTAAAAAACAGCTTATagattgttttaaatttttgcatttttaataaattaaataaataataattcaatttaGTTTGATTTTTGGTCGATTGGTGACAAAAAAGACGAAAGCAGAGTGCAGGGAAGAGTGAATGAAGAAAAGAAGAATGGTATGCTTTGAAAATCGGGCTAAGAGGGGGAGTGGTAACAGCTGAAGAATGGCTAAAACTCTCGCATGCTTAACTCTTAAAAACTATGTGTATGGCCTGGACAGGTTTCGGTTCCATTTGGTCTGTGCGACTCGCAGTGATCTCGCCGGGGCAAGAATCACTAATTATCCTTGATATGTACAATAGCTGAAGTCCCGTTCATTTAAGAGGACGAGCTGTAGCTAGAGGAGCTAGATGATCCCGAGGAGGAGCCAGAGGAGTACGAGGACGAGCTGCTGGGGTGGTAGGAGCTGTAGGCCAGGTTCTGCGAGTCCCAACGGGCGTAGGGACCTCCGCTCATGGGCTCCCAGCTGCTGGGGTCATAGGACGAGGCAGTGGTGCTGGGAACACCGTATTCGCTGGCCGGAACTGGAGCTGGCATGGGCACCATGTTCATCTTCATGCCGCCGAGTTTCTGGATGAGGTTGTAGATGAGGAAGCCAAGCACCAGCTTGATGGCGATCTTGGACAGGATCAGAGCCTTGGTGGCCTTCAGGCCGATCAGAGCCAGCAGAATGGGCATGACAACCTTCAGTTTAAGCTTCATCAGTAGCAGTAGGGGCAGGAAAAGCTTGTCCTTGTTCTTTTTCTCGGCGcggcctaaaaaaaaatgtattttaatgcGATGCTGAGAGGAATTACACCCAAATACAGACCCTCCTCCTTGGGGAGCTCCAGGTCGAAGCCACGGTCCGAGCGGTAGGTCATCACGGATCCGGCGAAGAAGGTCTGTGGCAGCTGAAGCCTCATCTCGTTGGTGTTGAGAATGCGGGCCACACGGTCCACAATCACCTTATCGATGACATCGTCGCTCAGGGCACGACCGCTTACCTCATCCTCCTCCACATTGGCCACCGTGTCC
This window contains:
- the LOC6499189 gene encoding uncharacterized protein LOC6499189; this translates as MAFHFTSLLAFGCVLLLAASASVSGAAIENAVTPRIHSSDELISTIVDKCFHANAMHCLKEKVLSYLDTVANVEEDEVSGRALSDDVIDKVIVDRVARILNTNEMRLQLPQTFFAGSVMTYRSDRGFDLELPKEEGRAEKKNKDKLFLPLLLLMKLKLKVVMPILLALIGLKATKALILSKIAIKLVLGFLIYNLIQKLGGMKMNMVPMPAPVPASEYGVPSTTASSYDPSSWEPMSGGPYARWDSQNLAYSSYHPSSSSSYSSGSSSGSSSSSSYSSSS